A genomic segment from Neodiprion lecontei isolate iyNeoLeco1 chromosome 1, iyNeoLeco1.1, whole genome shotgun sequence encodes:
- the LOC107219429 gene encoding trafficking protein particle complex subunit 8 isoform X1 — protein MAQCKLTPQEFISNCFSPQIAAVCSTAAENTCQKNNLTFIELLQPFCKLNAEGHIKDPQGAAVTVRNLRLSVQDVNVRPPQPTLARKMLNESVSSSPCERTTIVQIGTTNLEIPMSVPWFESWREMLLAVQFPSDHEFTKHFLACMIIVSTGDDNPLEKIQHMGAQLNQSIPGKLPKWFNNNALRYYILIHDTFQDDKNKAETVYTDMKNIYGSNNCFLLQMNSRPPGPLDDTTHLPDPWCQFLSKHSDLTESSEQSSSPRTPADTSGVSAMPSQVTTEPDRTSLAGTPIAPRNPMLGSPDVCDTISLSSDAAESSIGSLEVGQEAVPVTTHPLSPENEKSSCNFIPSVTLKNQMENNTPINDNVWADSPSQPTIQHGIRLSSQDLERLRTLITEFCLKSLLPYVEKQIGLLNDVISNKKGVSRSLFSATKRWFVTNKPGAPGSAPANAVIYTAESPELQLRRLGDLCFMFGHYSLAYQAYHSAKRDFAADQAWLYYAGALEMAALSAFMQGEMTRKSIEYMDDAISTYLNSCKVPQFATRATLLSAECLKGRGLYGEAAKQLIRMTSEDSDLRSAVLLEQAAYCFIGSKMMRKYAFHIVLAGHRYSKAGQRKHSLRCYQQAYQVYNNRGWSLAEDHIHFTIGRQAASLKLVKDAAKAFEKLLNASSKQPAPQQAAFLREFLHIHNLLFKEEIGESMVLPILPLPLINSNEIKVLFGPLSKCEKDNIPASHVSFDSQDVEDVRWSKLEEMLITEVLGSVPMIFKPTVVLYSDKSNNSTKPNAVLNEPVHYSIELHNPLHIPLPLSNVKLLWSFNKCEQDFDEASAKSNSDLQYSNKEFETQSAPVESQTIEAITLQPNCKQRIVLSVTPRKIGEIKVLGVSYNLSNPNQAVADQPIVNPCISIAGKRLFELQGPKLKNVKEKTGAKLYGEDYRLAMNVVHSAPFAQLSFSKLSPEMLCGEMQRVEVTLKNIGNSPLTNIHIGSTNPKLFSLENHPTASNNVKASLITKIHLPPSTNGVLNVGETYTMPLWVRAPHEKGSHRLDLLFYYENSMPKTTPKYRLTRHTWHLTVLNSLQISATVRRSAVVSKETLPTLNLIVQVKNTNQVHDPFMNEITLSKVSFKSNLWTLAESTVLPMNMKIQPQEMSHFFLKLCKRKEDTSEFSDVSLITEKSSESITDSPYIDFIQRRNIRPLNWSETQNETQHQQQVQIPEKSPFSDCMMVDSTIILRWSASITERGALTRHVIGQHHMDLDVLNKTYKHPDEPKAAQDEYGGHLRIFGPDRNVPDSTTVTRKDDFTELELQQSLVIFALHHVRQAAHNFKLSRLCVVPVQLRLQNNSGTAVDVKITTVGTSSQSQLPSIKSQLYSPQGSTSFRYISHTAVNCQLEPHGCHSVTLQALITSPGTYDLASRIEVSVKVVSSSEFIPQKWRLESVCIVSDDSL, from the exons GGCACATCAAAGATCCACAAGGGGCGGCTGTCACAGTTCGCAACCTTCGTTTATCAGTCCAAGATGTAAACGTACGTCCACCACAGCCTACTTTAGCTCGAAAAATGCTTAATGAGTCCGTTAGCTCTTCACCATGTGAACGAACAACTATTGTGCAAATTGGGACAACGAACTTAGAGATTCCCATGTCCGTCCCATGGTTTGAGTCATGGAGAGAGATGCTTTTGGCTGTACAGTTTCCATCCGATCATGAATTTACTAAACATTTTCTGGCATGCATGATCATTGTTTCAACCGGGGATGATAATCCATTAGAAAAGATTCAGCATATGGGTGCCCAGCTGAATCAAAGTATACCTGGAAAACTGCCAAAATGGTTCAACAATAATGCCTTGAGATATTATATATTGATTCATGATACTTTTcaagatgataaaaataa GGCAGAAACAGTGTACACAGATATGAAGAATATTTATGGATCCAACAATTGTTTCTTATTACAAATGAACTCGAGACCACCAGGTCCATTGGACGACACTACACATTTACCAGATCCTTGGTGTCAATTTTTAAGTAAACATTCAGACTTAACAGAAAGCAGTGAACAAAGTAGCTCTCCCAGAACACCAGCAGATACTAGTGGAGTATCTGCAATGCCTAGTCAGGTTACGACTGAACCAGACAG AACAAGTCTGGCTGGTACCCCAATAGCGCCACGTAATCCAATGTTGGGTTCTCCAGATGTATGTGATACAATAAGCCTTTCATCGGATGCAGCGGAATCATCAATTGGTTCACTTGAAGTTGGACAGGAAGCAGTTCCCGTTACAACTCATCCATTGAGTCCAGAGAATGAGAAATCCTCATGCAATTTTATACCGTCAGTAACCCTGAAAAatcaaatggaaaataataCTCCAATTAACGATAACGTTTGGGCAGATTCACCTAGTCAGCCAACCATTCAACATGGTATAAGATTGTCCTCTCAGGATTTGGAGAGGTTACGAACATTGATTAcagaattttgtttgaaaagtttactaccatatgttgaaaaacaaattggaCTGCTCAATGATGTTATTTCCAATAAGAAAGGTGTTAGTAGATCCTTATTTAGTGCTACAAAACGTTGGTTTGTTACTAACAAGCCTGGAGCACCTGGATCTGCCCCAGCAAATGCAGTGAT cTACACTGCTGAGTCCCCTGAGCTTCAACTTCGGAGATTAGGAGACCTTTGCTTCATGTTTGGCCACTACTCTCTTGCCTACCAAGCTTATCACAGTGCAAAACGCGACTTTGCAGCTGACCAAGCATGGCTGTATTATGCAGGTGCTTTAGAAATGGCTGCATTAAGCGCTTTTATGCAAGGTGAAATGACTAGGAAATCAATTGAGTATATGGATGATGCAATTTCAACATACTTGAACAGTTGTAAAGTGCCACAATTTGCGACTAGAGCTACTTTGTTGAGTGCTGAATGCCTTAAAGGTCGTGGCTTGTATGGTGAAGCTGCGAAACAATTGATCCGAATGACTAGTGAAGACTCAGACTTGAGATCAGCTGTTCTTTTAGAACAGGCTGCGTACTGTTTTATTGGGTCAAAAATGATGCGCAAATATGCATTCCATATTGTATTGGCTGGACACCGGTATTCTAAAGCTGGACAAAGGAAACATTCTTTAAGATGTTATCAGCAGGCCTACCAG GTGTACAATAACCGGGGCTGGTCATTGGCAGAGGATCATATACATTTTACAATTGGTAGGCAAGCTGCATCATTGAAGCTAGTCAAAGATGCTGCCAAAGCTTTTGAAAAGTTACTTAATGCTTCTAGCAAACAGCCAGCTCCTCAACAGGCAGCTTTTCTCAGAGAATTTCTTCATATTCACAAC CTACTATTCAAGGAAGAAATCGGGGAATCGATGGTTTTACCGATTCTACCCTTACCACTGattaattcaaatgaaattaaGGTATTATTTGGCCCATTGTCAAAATGTGAGAAAGACAACATTCCGGCAAGCCATGTTTCCTTCGATAGTCAAGATGTAGAGGACGTTCGATGGTCGAAACTGGAAGAAATGTTGATAACAGAAGTTCTAGGGTCTGTGCCAATGATATTCAAACCAACTGTTGTTTTGTATTCCGACAAAAGCAACAATTCTACAAAGCCAAATGCGGTTCTGAACGAACCTGTACACTACTCCATAGAGCTACATAATCCATTACATATACCACTACCATTATCTAACGTAAAGTTACTGTGGTCTTTTAATAAATGTGAACAAGACTTTGATGAAGCAAGTGCTAAATCAAATTCAGATctacaatatagtaataaaGAATTTGAAACACAATCAGCTCCGGTAGAAAGTCAGACTATCGAAGCAATTACGTTGCAGCCAAATTGTAAACAAAGGATCGTCCTGTCTGTAACTCCGAGAAAAATTGGAGAAATCAAAGTATTGGGAGTGAGCTACAATTTATCTAATCCTAATCAAGCCGTCGCTGATCAACCCATCGTCAACCCATGTATTAGTATAGCTGGTAAAAGGCTGTTCGAACTACAAGGGCcaaagttaaaaaatgttaaggAAAAAACAGGAGCAAAATTGTACGGAGAAGACTACAGATTGGCAATGAATGTTGTTCACAGCGCTCCATTTGCACAA TTATCATTCAGTAAGTTATCACCTGAGATGTTATGTGGTGAAATGCAAAGGGTTGAAGttactttaaaaaatattggcaATTCACCTCTGACGAACATTCATATCGGTTCTACAAACCCCAAACTATTTTCTTTGGAGAACCATCCAACCGCCTctaataatg TGAAAGCGAGTCTTATAACAAAAATACATCTGCCACCATCAACAAATGGAGTTTTGAATGTCGGCGAAACGTACACGATGCCGTTATGGGTACGAGCTCCACACGAGAAGGGAAGTCACCGGCTGGATTTGTTATTCTATTATGAGAATTCAATGCCTAAAACCACTCCAAAGTATAGACTAACTCGTCATACATGGCATCTAACAGTTTTAAATTCACTCCAAATATCTGCAACTGTTCGTCGAAGTGCAGTAGTTAGCAAAGAAACACTTCCTACGTTGAATTTAATTGTACAagtcaaaaatacaaatcaaGTTCATGATCCGTTTATGAATGAGATAACCCTTAGTAAAGTATCTTTCAAAAGTAATTTATGGACGCTAGCAGAGTCAACAGTCTTACCAATGAACATGAAAATACAGCCTCAAGAAATGTCacattttttcttgaaattatgtaaaagaaaagaagacaCGTCTGAATTCTCTGACGTCTCATTAATAACTGAAAAATCCTCTGAGTCAATTACGGATTCGCCATACAtagattttattcaacgaaGAAATATTAGACCATTGAATTGGAGTGaaacacaaaatgaaacacagcACCAGCAACAAGTTCAGATACCTGAAAAATCCCCTTTTTCTGATTGTATGATGGTGGATTCGACAATTATCTTACGATGGAGTGCAAGTATAACGGAAAGAGGAGCTTTAACTAGACATGTAATTGGTCAGCATCATATGGACCTAgatgttttaaataaaacCTATAAGCATCCGGATGAACCGAAAGCAGCACAAGACGAGTATGGTGGTCACCTCAGAATTTTTGGACCAGACAGAAATGTGCCTGATTCGACGACTGTTACAAGGAAAGATGATTTCACTGAGCTGGAGTTACAACAAAGCTTAGTAATTTTCGCACTGCATCACGTTCGGCAAGCTGCACATAACTTCAAACTAAGTAGATTATGTGTTGTACCAGTACAGCTCCGTTTGCAAAACAATTCGGGAACTGCAGTTGACGTTAAAATCACGACAGTTGGAACAAGCAG CCAATCTCAATTACCTAGTATAAAGTCCCAACTGTACTCGCCGCAGGGGTCGACTTCTTTTAGATATATATCTCATACAGCTGTCAATTGTCAGTTAGAACCACATGGCTGTCACTCAGTTACGCTTCAGGCATTAATAACATCCCCTGGGACCTATGATTTGGCATCGAGAATCGAGGTATCTGTAAAAGTTGTAAGTAGTAGTGAATTTATTCCACAGAAATGGAGACTAGAAAGTGTATGTATTGTCAGTGACGATAGTTTGTAA
- the LOC107219429 gene encoding trafficking protein particle complex subunit 8 isoform X2, whose product MKNIYGSNNCFLLQMNSRPPGPLDDTTHLPDPWCQFLSKHSDLTESSEQSSSPRTPADTSGVSAMPSQVTTEPDRTSLAGTPIAPRNPMLGSPDVCDTISLSSDAAESSIGSLEVGQEAVPVTTHPLSPENEKSSCNFIPSVTLKNQMENNTPINDNVWADSPSQPTIQHGIRLSSQDLERLRTLITEFCLKSLLPYVEKQIGLLNDVISNKKGVSRSLFSATKRWFVTNKPGAPGSAPANAVIYTAESPELQLRRLGDLCFMFGHYSLAYQAYHSAKRDFAADQAWLYYAGALEMAALSAFMQGEMTRKSIEYMDDAISTYLNSCKVPQFATRATLLSAECLKGRGLYGEAAKQLIRMTSEDSDLRSAVLLEQAAYCFIGSKMMRKYAFHIVLAGHRYSKAGQRKHSLRCYQQAYQVYNNRGWSLAEDHIHFTIGRQAASLKLVKDAAKAFEKLLNASSKQPAPQQAAFLREFLHIHNLLFKEEIGESMVLPILPLPLINSNEIKVLFGPLSKCEKDNIPASHVSFDSQDVEDVRWSKLEEMLITEVLGSVPMIFKPTVVLYSDKSNNSTKPNAVLNEPVHYSIELHNPLHIPLPLSNVKLLWSFNKCEQDFDEASAKSNSDLQYSNKEFETQSAPVESQTIEAITLQPNCKQRIVLSVTPRKIGEIKVLGVSYNLSNPNQAVADQPIVNPCISIAGKRLFELQGPKLKNVKEKTGAKLYGEDYRLAMNVVHSAPFAQLSFSKLSPEMLCGEMQRVEVTLKNIGNSPLTNIHIGSTNPKLFSLENHPTASNNVKASLITKIHLPPSTNGVLNVGETYTMPLWVRAPHEKGSHRLDLLFYYENSMPKTTPKYRLTRHTWHLTVLNSLQISATVRRSAVVSKETLPTLNLIVQVKNTNQVHDPFMNEITLSKVSFKSNLWTLAESTVLPMNMKIQPQEMSHFFLKLCKRKEDTSEFSDVSLITEKSSESITDSPYIDFIQRRNIRPLNWSETQNETQHQQQVQIPEKSPFSDCMMVDSTIILRWSASITERGALTRHVIGQHHMDLDVLNKTYKHPDEPKAAQDEYGGHLRIFGPDRNVPDSTTVTRKDDFTELELQQSLVIFALHHVRQAAHNFKLSRLCVVPVQLRLQNNSGTAVDVKITTVGTSSQSQLPSIKSQLYSPQGSTSFRYISHTAVNCQLEPHGCHSVTLQALITSPGTYDLASRIEVSVKVVSSSEFIPQKWRLESVCIVSDDSL is encoded by the exons ATGAAGAATATTTATGGATCCAACAATTGTTTCTTATTACAAATGAACTCGAGACCACCAGGTCCATTGGACGACACTACACATTTACCAGATCCTTGGTGTCAATTTTTAAGTAAACATTCAGACTTAACAGAAAGCAGTGAACAAAGTAGCTCTCCCAGAACACCAGCAGATACTAGTGGAGTATCTGCAATGCCTAGTCAGGTTACGACTGAACCAGACAG AACAAGTCTGGCTGGTACCCCAATAGCGCCACGTAATCCAATGTTGGGTTCTCCAGATGTATGTGATACAATAAGCCTTTCATCGGATGCAGCGGAATCATCAATTGGTTCACTTGAAGTTGGACAGGAAGCAGTTCCCGTTACAACTCATCCATTGAGTCCAGAGAATGAGAAATCCTCATGCAATTTTATACCGTCAGTAACCCTGAAAAatcaaatggaaaataataCTCCAATTAACGATAACGTTTGGGCAGATTCACCTAGTCAGCCAACCATTCAACATGGTATAAGATTGTCCTCTCAGGATTTGGAGAGGTTACGAACATTGATTAcagaattttgtttgaaaagtttactaccatatgttgaaaaacaaattggaCTGCTCAATGATGTTATTTCCAATAAGAAAGGTGTTAGTAGATCCTTATTTAGTGCTACAAAACGTTGGTTTGTTACTAACAAGCCTGGAGCACCTGGATCTGCCCCAGCAAATGCAGTGAT cTACACTGCTGAGTCCCCTGAGCTTCAACTTCGGAGATTAGGAGACCTTTGCTTCATGTTTGGCCACTACTCTCTTGCCTACCAAGCTTATCACAGTGCAAAACGCGACTTTGCAGCTGACCAAGCATGGCTGTATTATGCAGGTGCTTTAGAAATGGCTGCATTAAGCGCTTTTATGCAAGGTGAAATGACTAGGAAATCAATTGAGTATATGGATGATGCAATTTCAACATACTTGAACAGTTGTAAAGTGCCACAATTTGCGACTAGAGCTACTTTGTTGAGTGCTGAATGCCTTAAAGGTCGTGGCTTGTATGGTGAAGCTGCGAAACAATTGATCCGAATGACTAGTGAAGACTCAGACTTGAGATCAGCTGTTCTTTTAGAACAGGCTGCGTACTGTTTTATTGGGTCAAAAATGATGCGCAAATATGCATTCCATATTGTATTGGCTGGACACCGGTATTCTAAAGCTGGACAAAGGAAACATTCTTTAAGATGTTATCAGCAGGCCTACCAG GTGTACAATAACCGGGGCTGGTCATTGGCAGAGGATCATATACATTTTACAATTGGTAGGCAAGCTGCATCATTGAAGCTAGTCAAAGATGCTGCCAAAGCTTTTGAAAAGTTACTTAATGCTTCTAGCAAACAGCCAGCTCCTCAACAGGCAGCTTTTCTCAGAGAATTTCTTCATATTCACAAC CTACTATTCAAGGAAGAAATCGGGGAATCGATGGTTTTACCGATTCTACCCTTACCACTGattaattcaaatgaaattaaGGTATTATTTGGCCCATTGTCAAAATGTGAGAAAGACAACATTCCGGCAAGCCATGTTTCCTTCGATAGTCAAGATGTAGAGGACGTTCGATGGTCGAAACTGGAAGAAATGTTGATAACAGAAGTTCTAGGGTCTGTGCCAATGATATTCAAACCAACTGTTGTTTTGTATTCCGACAAAAGCAACAATTCTACAAAGCCAAATGCGGTTCTGAACGAACCTGTACACTACTCCATAGAGCTACATAATCCATTACATATACCACTACCATTATCTAACGTAAAGTTACTGTGGTCTTTTAATAAATGTGAACAAGACTTTGATGAAGCAAGTGCTAAATCAAATTCAGATctacaatatagtaataaaGAATTTGAAACACAATCAGCTCCGGTAGAAAGTCAGACTATCGAAGCAATTACGTTGCAGCCAAATTGTAAACAAAGGATCGTCCTGTCTGTAACTCCGAGAAAAATTGGAGAAATCAAAGTATTGGGAGTGAGCTACAATTTATCTAATCCTAATCAAGCCGTCGCTGATCAACCCATCGTCAACCCATGTATTAGTATAGCTGGTAAAAGGCTGTTCGAACTACAAGGGCcaaagttaaaaaatgttaaggAAAAAACAGGAGCAAAATTGTACGGAGAAGACTACAGATTGGCAATGAATGTTGTTCACAGCGCTCCATTTGCACAA TTATCATTCAGTAAGTTATCACCTGAGATGTTATGTGGTGAAATGCAAAGGGTTGAAGttactttaaaaaatattggcaATTCACCTCTGACGAACATTCATATCGGTTCTACAAACCCCAAACTATTTTCTTTGGAGAACCATCCAACCGCCTctaataatg TGAAAGCGAGTCTTATAACAAAAATACATCTGCCACCATCAACAAATGGAGTTTTGAATGTCGGCGAAACGTACACGATGCCGTTATGGGTACGAGCTCCACACGAGAAGGGAAGTCACCGGCTGGATTTGTTATTCTATTATGAGAATTCAATGCCTAAAACCACTCCAAAGTATAGACTAACTCGTCATACATGGCATCTAACAGTTTTAAATTCACTCCAAATATCTGCAACTGTTCGTCGAAGTGCAGTAGTTAGCAAAGAAACACTTCCTACGTTGAATTTAATTGTACAagtcaaaaatacaaatcaaGTTCATGATCCGTTTATGAATGAGATAACCCTTAGTAAAGTATCTTTCAAAAGTAATTTATGGACGCTAGCAGAGTCAACAGTCTTACCAATGAACATGAAAATACAGCCTCAAGAAATGTCacattttttcttgaaattatgtaaaagaaaagaagacaCGTCTGAATTCTCTGACGTCTCATTAATAACTGAAAAATCCTCTGAGTCAATTACGGATTCGCCATACAtagattttattcaacgaaGAAATATTAGACCATTGAATTGGAGTGaaacacaaaatgaaacacagcACCAGCAACAAGTTCAGATACCTGAAAAATCCCCTTTTTCTGATTGTATGATGGTGGATTCGACAATTATCTTACGATGGAGTGCAAGTATAACGGAAAGAGGAGCTTTAACTAGACATGTAATTGGTCAGCATCATATGGACCTAgatgttttaaataaaacCTATAAGCATCCGGATGAACCGAAAGCAGCACAAGACGAGTATGGTGGTCACCTCAGAATTTTTGGACCAGACAGAAATGTGCCTGATTCGACGACTGTTACAAGGAAAGATGATTTCACTGAGCTGGAGTTACAACAAAGCTTAGTAATTTTCGCACTGCATCACGTTCGGCAAGCTGCACATAACTTCAAACTAAGTAGATTATGTGTTGTACCAGTACAGCTCCGTTTGCAAAACAATTCGGGAACTGCAGTTGACGTTAAAATCACGACAGTTGGAACAAGCAG CCAATCTCAATTACCTAGTATAAAGTCCCAACTGTACTCGCCGCAGGGGTCGACTTCTTTTAGATATATATCTCATACAGCTGTCAATTGTCAGTTAGAACCACATGGCTGTCACTCAGTTACGCTTCAGGCATTAATAACATCCCCTGGGACCTATGATTTGGCATCGAGAATCGAGGTATCTGTAAAAGTTGTAAGTAGTAGTGAATTTATTCCACAGAAATGGAGACTAGAAAGTGTATGTATTGTCAGTGACGATAGTTTGTAA